The Maridesulfovibrio sp. genomic sequence TCGGCAGTCAGGTCATGGCCGCAAGTTACAAGCCGTTCGCCTTCATGGTTGAAGCTCCGGGAGCGTTTGTCTGCCTTGGCCTGCTGCTCTCGGCAATGAATATCTTCACCAGTTGGCATGCCAGACGCAAAGGACAGGCCGTGCTTGACAACCCCGCTCACGAATGCAGGACCTGCGGCATTTGCAGCCGCTAACCGGAATAAGCCATGAAAGAATATTTTCTGCTCTTCATCTCTGCCATATTCGTCAACAACATCGTGCTGGCCCAGTATCTGGGCAACTGTCCGTTCATCGGCACTTCCAAAAAAACATCCGTGGCTATAGGTATGGGCAGTGCGGTGGTATTTGTCGCAACCATGGCCGCTTCCATTACATGGACTGTACAGGAATATCTGCTTGATCCTCTGGACTTACAATATTTACAGACCCTGACCTTTATCCTCGTCATCGCCTCGCTGGTTCAGTTTGTGGAAATGTTCCTTAAAAAGGTAGTCCCTCCTCTTTACAAATCGCTGGGCATATTTCTGCCGCTGATTACCACCAACTGTGCAGTCATGGGTATCGCCATTATCTGCCAGCGGGAAGAATTCACTTTCATCAAGACCGTAGCATTTTCTTTTGCCTCCGGTCTGGGCTTCATGCTTGCGCTGGTTGTGCTCTCAGCCATCCGCGAACGGATTGAAGTTTCACGGACACCGAAGTCAATGAAAGGTACGCCCATTGCTCTGGTCATGGCGGGTTTGATGTCACTGGCATTTTTTGCATTTAAGGGCATGATATGATGTGCTTTGCGCTTTTTGATTAAAAGCTATCGCCCCCGGCGGCTTAACCTCTTTTACAAAAGGGTTTAAGAATCCCAAAACCTTTTAATTGTTTCAACT encodes the following:
- a CDS encoding electron transport complex protein RnfA, which codes for MKEYFLLFISAIFVNNIVLAQYLGNCPFIGTSKKTSVAIGMGSAVVFVATMAASITWTVQEYLLDPLDLQYLQTLTFILVIASLVQFVEMFLKKVVPPLYKSLGIFLPLITTNCAVMGIAIICQREEFTFIKTVAFSFASGLGFMLALVVLSAIRERIEVSRTPKSMKGTPIALVMAGLMSLAFFAFKGMI